In Flavobacterium sp. GSB-24, the genomic window GAGTTATGTAATTGGATATCATTTGGTTTATTTTGATGCTATTCTTCTAACTTTCCGAATGGCAGCAGTAAATATCATTGTATTTTATATGCTATTTTATCTGCTGCTCCCCAAGATTTTTTCGGGAAACAAAACCAGAATTGTAATTCTTTTATTAATGCTTTTTCCGCTTTCGATTTTTGTCTGGATGGCAGCAACATACTTGTTCTCCTTGTTTTATTATACCTTAGGTCTGGAAATTACTTTTGGCGAATTAAAAGGCGTAATTAAAATGAGCGCAGAACAGACCTTTTTGGAGGCAGTTTCATTAAAAAGAATGCTTTCGCAGACAATCATTATTATTTCGCTTCTTTCGCCTTTTTGTTTTGCTAAAATTTTAGTTGAAATTACAAGGCTTTACAATAAAAAATTTCAAATTCAGAAAGAAAAAACAGCTTTAGAAATTCAGAATATTCAAATTGAAAAAGATTTTTTGAAAGCACAGCTTAATCCGCATTTTTTGTTTAATACCTTGAATAATTTGTATGGACTTACAGTTAGAAAAGACAATCTCGCTCCAGAATTAATTCTGAATTTGTCTGATATTATGAGTTATACTTTGTATGAATCTAATACAGATATCGTTCGTCTGGAAAAAGAATTGGATTTTATAAAAAATTACATCGCTTTAGAAAAAATGCGTTATGCCGATGATAAAGATATTCAGGTAAATATTGAAGGAGAAAACCAAACAGCAGGACTTTTTATCGCACCGCTTTTGACTTTTACTTTCATTGAAAATGCTTTTAAATATGGCTTAAAAAGCACTAAAAAGGCATTTGTAAAGCTGGATATAAAAATTGAACACAATACCTTTTGGTTTTCTTTAGAAAATGATTTTGAAGAAAGTCCTGCGGTTAATAATTTTGGTGGAATAGGAGTAGAGAATTCCCGTAAACGATTAGAGCTCCTATATTCGAACCATTATAAATTAGAAATTAAAAAACAAGATTCGTCTTTTAAAGTCGATCTAAAAATAGTTTTAAGAAAGTAATGGAAAACTTAAAATGCATTGTCGTTGATGACGAACCAATTGCGAGAGATATTATAGAATCTTTTATCAGCGAAATTCCATTTTTGGAGCTGCAGGCTTCATTTGGCGAAGCTTCTAAAGCCTTAATATATCTGGAGGAAAATACTATTGATATTATTTTTAGTGATATCGAAATGCCCAAATTAACAGGTTTAGAATTGGTACGATCGCTTACAAATCCACCAGTCCTTATATTTATAACGGCACATCGCAATTTTGCTTTAGACGGATTTGAAACCGGCGCAGCAGATTATTTGGTAAAACCCGTTCGTTTTGATCGTTTTTTAAGAGCGGTCAATCGTGCAAAAGAATATCTTTCGTTAAAGAAAACAACCTCAGTGCATCAAATCAATTCTGATCGTATTTTTATAAAATCAGAAGGAAAACTGATCAAGATTCTGCTCAATGAAATTCTTTATGTAGAGGCGCAGGGCGATTATTTAAAATTTGTAATTAATGGCGCTTCTTACATCACCTTAGGAACATTAAAAGCAATGGAAGACGTTTTGAAGCTTCCAGCCTTCTTTCGCGTACAGCGTTCTTTTATTTTAAAT contains:
- a CDS encoding sensor histidine kinase; its protein translation is MPNTTTTSGYFLDKLVSLNLDQFFTKRNRVLMHICMWLGFSILLFLSYVIGYHLVYFDAILLTFRMAAVNIIVFYMLFYLLLPKIFSGNKTRIVILLLMLFPLSIFVWMAATYLFSLFYYTLGLEITFGELKGVIKMSAEQTFLEAVSLKRMLSQTIIIISLLSPFCFAKILVEITRLYNKKFQIQKEKTALEIQNIQIEKDFLKAQLNPHFLFNTLNNLYGLTVRKDNLAPELILNLSDIMSYTLYESNTDIVRLEKELDFIKNYIALEKMRYADDKDIQVNIEGENQTAGLFIAPLLTFTFIENAFKYGLKSTKKAFVKLDIKIEHNTFWFSLENDFEESPAVNNFGGIGVENSRKRLELLYSNHYKLEIKKQDSSFKVDLKIVLRK
- a CDS encoding LytTR family DNA-binding domain-containing protein, translating into MENLKCIVVDDEPIARDIIESFISEIPFLELQASFGEASKALIYLEENTIDIIFSDIEMPKLTGLELVRSLTNPPVLIFITAHRNFALDGFETGAADYLVKPVRFDRFLRAVNRAKEYLSLKKTTSVHQINSDRIFIKSEGKLIKILLNEILYVEAQGDYLKFVINGASYITLGTLKAMEDVLKLPAFFRVQRSFILNLEAVRSLNGNVVELIDGKTISTALNKKDDLYQLLGIKTIK